In one Hymenobacter sp. DG25B genomic region, the following are encoded:
- the apaG gene encoding Co2+/Mg2+ efflux protein ApaG, with product MNTTTTQGVTVSVTTNYLPDYSSPTQEHFVFAYKIDIRNNSEYTVKLLRRHWFIYDANGVVREVEGEGVVGQQPVLEPSEAHQYVSGCNLKSGMGKMRGTYQMERLVDGSRFDVEIPEFTLVVPFRLN from the coding sequence ATGAATACGACCACTACGCAGGGAGTAACCGTGAGTGTTACGACCAACTATCTACCAGATTATTCCAGCCCCACCCAGGAGCACTTTGTGTTTGCCTATAAAATTGATATTCGCAATAACAGCGAATATACCGTGAAACTCCTGCGCCGCCACTGGTTCATTTACGATGCCAACGGTGTGGTGCGCGAAGTGGAAGGGGAAGGTGTGGTAGGCCAGCAGCCCGTTTTAGAGCCCAGCGAGGCGCACCAGTATGTGTCGGGCTGTAACCTCAAGAGCGGCATGGGCAAAATGCGCGGCACCTATCAGATGGAGCGGCTGGTAGATGGCAGCCGCTTTGATGTGGAGATTCCCGAATTTACCTTAGTGGTGCCTTTCCGCCTGAACTAA
- the lepB gene encoding signal peptidase I, whose amino-acid sequence MAVKFWEKNPATETTPKKPKSVAREWGDAILFAVVAATLIRWATFEAYTIPTPSMENSLLVGDYLFVSKLHYGPRTPQTPLQVPLTHQTIWGTNIPSFSDAIQLTSHRLPGFSEVKRNDVVVFNVPFEKQYPADLRTNYIKRCIGIAGDQIEVRQSQVYINGKPAQNPPKLQTSYELATDAPIRDDIFREHSVVDYDHMGIPQPLFQGDTAFYTVHLTNEAAAFLREQPYVRRLTEQRLPAGIPDPSVFPNTVDFPSPTPLSATTRPWNADNYGPLQIPKEGQTVTITPENAGIYFKIIAQYEHNKGVTWQDDTIYQNGKPVTQYTFKQNYYFMMGDNRHNSQDSRYWGFVPADHIVGKAVLIWLSVDPFAPNFFSKIRWSRLFHLID is encoded by the coding sequence ATGGCCGTAAAATTCTGGGAGAAAAACCCCGCGACGGAAACCACCCCCAAAAAACCCAAAAGCGTAGCGCGTGAGTGGGGTGATGCTATCCTGTTTGCGGTAGTAGCAGCTACGCTTATTCGTTGGGCCACCTTCGAGGCGTATACCATTCCTACGCCCTCCATGGAAAACTCCCTGCTGGTAGGCGACTACCTGTTTGTGAGCAAGCTGCACTACGGGCCCCGCACGCCCCAAACGCCGCTGCAGGTGCCCCTCACGCACCAAACCATCTGGGGTACCAACATTCCCAGCTTTTCCGACGCCATTCAGCTTACCTCCCACCGCCTGCCGGGCTTTTCCGAGGTGAAGCGCAATGATGTGGTGGTGTTTAACGTGCCTTTCGAGAAGCAGTACCCCGCCGATCTGCGCACCAACTACATCAAACGCTGCATTGGCATAGCCGGCGACCAGATTGAGGTGCGCCAGAGCCAGGTGTATATCAACGGCAAGCCTGCCCAAAATCCGCCCAAGCTGCAAACCAGCTACGAGCTGGCCACGGATGCCCCTATCCGGGATGATATCTTCCGGGAGCACAGCGTGGTGGACTACGACCATATGGGCATTCCGCAGCCGCTGTTTCAGGGCGATACCGCCTTTTACACGGTGCATCTTACCAACGAAGCCGCGGCCTTTCTGCGGGAACAGCCCTACGTGCGGCGCCTCACGGAGCAACGCCTGCCCGCCGGCATTCCGGACCCCAGCGTATTCCCCAACACGGTAGACTTCCCCTCGCCTACGCCGCTCAGCGCCACCACCCGCCCCTGGAACGCCGATAATTATGGGCCCCTCCAGATTCCTAAGGAAGGGCAGACGGTGACCATTACGCCCGAAAACGCAGGGATTTACTTTAAAATCATTGCCCAGTATGAGCACAACAAAGGCGTAACCTGGCAGGACGATACCATTTATCAGAATGGTAAGCCCGTGACGCAGTACACGTTCAAGCAGAACTACTACTTCATGATGGGTGACAACCGCCACAACTCCCAGGACTCCCGCTACTGGGGCTTTGTACCCGCCGACCACATTGTAGGCAAAGCAGTACTCATCTGGCTGTCAGTAGACCCCTTCGCACCCAACTTCTTCAGCAAAATCCGGTGGAGCCGCCTGTTCCATCTGATTGATTAG
- a CDS encoding DUF5683 domain-containing protein — protein MPALLLAGSVQAQTVVTAGPDSAKVSTPPTPPDTTRRTERLLGWRMTRPKKAAILSAVLPGAGQIYNRKYWKLPLVYGAIGGTLAVEIFYQKRYKEYSKGYRARTDGDSLTIDNGPRSGLEPTDEAAKAGLVFYRAHRDTWIAYTAVAYTLNIVDALVDAHLHDFDISDDLSLHWEPSVLRVPTSGLAPGVAFSFQLKSKR, from the coding sequence ATGCCAGCCCTGCTGCTGGCCGGTTCAGTACAGGCGCAAACCGTGGTCACCGCCGGGCCAGACTCGGCAAAGGTTAGCACCCCACCTACCCCACCAGACACTACCCGCCGTACTGAGCGGCTGCTGGGCTGGCGCATGACGCGACCCAAGAAAGCTGCTATTCTATCCGCCGTGCTGCCCGGCGCCGGCCAGATTTATAACCGTAAATACTGGAAGCTACCGCTGGTGTATGGGGCCATTGGCGGTACGCTGGCTGTAGAAATTTTCTACCAGAAACGTTATAAAGAGTACTCTAAAGGCTACCGGGCCCGCACAGATGGTGATTCACTTACTATAGATAATGGCCCACGCTCCGGCCTGGAACCCACGGACGAAGCCGCCAAAGCCGGCCTGGTTTTCTACCGGGCCCACCGGGACACCTGGATTGCTTATACGGCGGTAGCCTACACCCTCAACATTGTGGATGCGCTGGTGGATGCCCACCTGCACGACTTTGATATCAGCGACGACCTAAGCCTGCACTGGGAACCTAGTGTACTGCGCGTGCCTACTTCCGGCCTAGCTCCCGGCGTCGCTTTCTCTTTTCAATTGAAATCTAAGCGTTGA
- a CDS encoding DUF5683 domain-containing protein codes for MQNGLRLILLTSLPALLLASQGWAQAVTASPLARDSTRRTERLLGWQVTRPKKAALLSAVLPGAGQIYNRKFWKLPLVYGAIGGAIIGEQHYQRLYQEYTRGYEARMDGNPKTIDKGEHSGQEVSDDNVYAVLKSYRTSRDQWIGGIALAYTLNIVDALVDAHLYDFDISNDLSLHWEPSMLQLPTAAPTPGIAFSLHLKSNR; via the coding sequence ATGCAAAACGGGCTGCGTCTTATTCTCCTGACTTCCTTGCCAGCCCTTTTGCTGGCAAGTCAGGGGTGGGCGCAAGCCGTTACCGCCAGTCCTTTAGCGCGTGATTCAACTCGTCGTACCGAGCGGTTGCTGGGCTGGCAGGTAACGCGGCCGAAGAAAGCCGCTCTCCTCTCAGCGGTGCTACCGGGTGCGGGTCAGATCTACAATCGTAAATTCTGGAAGCTCCCGTTGGTCTACGGAGCTATTGGGGGTGCTATTATCGGAGAACAGCATTATCAGCGCCTCTACCAAGAATACACGCGGGGCTATGAGGCCCGCATGGATGGCAACCCAAAAACCATTGACAAAGGGGAGCACTCCGGGCAGGAAGTCTCAGATGACAACGTATATGCTGTTCTCAAGTCCTATCGAACTTCCCGTGACCAGTGGATAGGTGGTATTGCCCTGGCCTACACTCTTAATATTGTAGACGCGCTGGTGGATGCCCACCTGTACGACTTCGACATCAGTAATGACCTGAGTTTGCACTGGGAGCCCAGTATGCTGCAGTTGCCCACAGCAGCTCCCACGCCCGGTATTGCTTTTTCTCTTCATCTGAAATCCAACCGTTGA
- a CDS encoding uracil-DNA glycosylase has translation MNVKIEESWRKVLASEFEKPYFQHLTAFLRGEYATATVYPPGPQIFHAFEACPFDKVEVVILGQDPYHGKGQAHGLAFSVAEGVRTPPSLQNVFKELQEDIPDTPPAPNGNLDRWARQGVLLLNATLTVRAGEPGSHQKKGWEQFTDVAIQKVSELKKNVVFILWGAYAQKKGEIIDTSKHLVLKAAHPSPYAADRGFFGSRPFSKTNEYLIAHGKKPIQW, from the coding sequence ATGAATGTAAAGATAGAAGAAAGCTGGCGTAAGGTACTCGCCTCTGAGTTCGAAAAACCATATTTTCAGCACCTCACAGCTTTTCTTCGGGGGGAGTATGCCACGGCTACCGTGTACCCGCCCGGCCCGCAGATTTTTCATGCCTTTGAGGCCTGCCCTTTCGATAAAGTGGAGGTAGTGATTCTGGGGCAGGACCCGTACCACGGCAAAGGACAGGCCCACGGGCTGGCTTTCTCCGTAGCCGAGGGCGTGCGCACGCCGCCTTCTCTGCAAAACGTTTTTAAGGAGCTGCAGGAAGACATTCCGGACACGCCCCCCGCCCCCAACGGCAACCTCGACCGGTGGGCCCGGCAGGGCGTGCTCCTGCTCAATGCCACGCTTACGGTACGCGCCGGAGAGCCCGGCTCCCACCAAAAGAAAGGCTGGGAACAGTTCACTGATGTGGCTATTCAGAAAGTATCGGAGCTGAAGAAAAACGTGGTATTTATTCTGTGGGGCGCCTATGCGCAGAAAAAAGGAGAAATCATTGATACCAGCAAGCACCTGGTGCTGAAAGCCGCCCACCCGTCTCCCTACGCCGCCGACCGGGGCTTCTTCGGTTCCCGGCCCTTCAGCAAAACCAACGAATACCTCATAGCCCACGGTAAAAAGCCGATTCAGTGGTAG
- the dapB gene encoding 4-hydroxy-tetrahydrodipicolinate reductase, with the protein MNILLIGYGKMGHALEAQAIARGHRIAGIIDPSRPESRITDFTPATADVAIEFTHPDSAFLNVSTALRQGIPVVCGSTGWLHHFEEARELCQEADGSLFYASNFSVGVNLFFHFNEYMAAKMHQFGGYDVQVKEIHHVHKVDQPSGTALTTAEGILRHFPSKTHWRNEATANEQELAILSEREGEVVGTHIVTYTSALDTIELKHEAHSRDAFAQGALLAAEWLPGHQGVFGMKDLLGL; encoded by the coding sequence ATGAATATTCTGCTGATTGGCTACGGTAAAATGGGCCACGCGCTGGAAGCGCAGGCTATTGCCCGGGGCCACCGTATTGCCGGTATTATAGATCCTTCCCGGCCGGAAAGCCGCATTACCGATTTTACGCCGGCCACGGCCGATGTAGCCATTGAGTTTACGCACCCTGATTCGGCTTTCCTGAACGTATCCACGGCCCTGCGCCAGGGCATTCCGGTGGTATGTGGCTCTACGGGCTGGCTGCACCACTTTGAGGAAGCCCGCGAGCTGTGTCAGGAAGCCGACGGCTCGCTGTTTTACGCCTCCAACTTCAGCGTGGGCGTGAATCTGTTCTTTCACTTTAATGAATACATGGCCGCCAAAATGCATCAGTTTGGCGGCTACGATGTGCAGGTGAAGGAAATACACCACGTGCACAAAGTAGACCAGCCCAGCGGCACGGCCCTCACCACCGCCGAAGGCATTCTGCGCCATTTCCCCTCTAAAACCCATTGGCGCAACGAAGCTACCGCTAATGAGCAGGAGCTGGCCATTCTCTCCGAGCGCGAAGGCGAAGTAGTGGGCACGCACATCGTCACCTATACTTCTGCCCTCGATACCATTGAGCTGAAGCATGAAGCCCACAGCCGGGATGCCTTTGCCCAAGGGGCTTTGCTGGCCGCCGAATGGCTGCCCGGCCACCAGGGCGTATTCGGGATGAAAGACCTGCTGGGCCTGTAA
- a CDS encoding O-methyltransferase translates to MLHQAISYFQFLLRSGNAHGLHSPFVFGLYTHVINHRGAFAAFGAIEARRQALRQSPQVLTVRDFGAGSHTGAGRQRPVRDIARTAAKPAALAQLLFRLVNHFQPRTVLELGTSLGLTTAYLAAANTRARVISFEGCPQTASVARQTFEELALPNVELVLGNLDETLEPALKALPEPLDFAFFDGNHRYEPTMRYFEQCLARCTEESVFVFDDIHWSAEMERAWVAIQAHPQVQLTIDLFHVGLVFFRRKQPKQHFTLRFDSPLDNLLESTRRLSA, encoded by the coding sequence TTGCTGCATCAGGCAATCAGTTACTTCCAGTTTTTGCTCCGCTCGGGGAATGCGCACGGTCTGCATTCCCCGTTCGTTTTTGGTCTCTATACCCACGTTATTAATCATCGGGGTGCATTTGCCGCTTTTGGGGCCATTGAGGCCCGGCGGCAGGCGCTACGCCAAAGCCCGCAAGTCCTGACAGTGCGCGACTTTGGCGCCGGCTCGCATACCGGGGCCGGCCGGCAGCGCCCCGTGCGCGACATAGCCCGCACCGCCGCCAAGCCTGCGGCCCTGGCGCAGCTGCTGTTTCGGTTGGTGAATCATTTTCAGCCCCGCACGGTGCTGGAGCTGGGCACTTCCCTGGGCCTGACCACCGCTTATCTGGCCGCCGCCAACACGCGGGCCCGCGTAATCAGCTTTGAAGGCTGCCCCCAAACCGCCAGCGTGGCACGCCAGACTTTCGAGGAGCTAGCCTTACCGAATGTAGAGCTGGTACTGGGCAACCTGGATGAGACGCTGGAACCGGCCCTTAAGGCGCTGCCAGAACCATTGGACTTTGCCTTTTTCGATGGCAACCACCGCTACGAGCCCACCATGCGCTATTTTGAGCAGTGCCTGGCGCGCTGCACGGAGGAAAGCGTTTTTGTGTTTGATGATATTCACTGGTCGGCGGAGATGGAACGCGCCTGGGTTGCTATTCAGGCTCACCCGCAGGTGCAGCTCACTATCGACCTGTTTCACGTGGGGCTGGTATTCTTTCGGCGCAAGCAGCCCAAGCAGCATTTCACGCTTCGCTTCGATAGTCCCCTGGATAACTTGTTGGAAAGTACCCGCCGCTTATCGGCCTGA